In Acidobacteriota bacterium, a single genomic region encodes these proteins:
- a CDS encoding GntR family transcriptional regulator, producing the protein MTTDRTDGSDVSLVDRVVTITRERILSGEYEPGARLRLQKLAGEAGVSLIPVREALRILEAERLVVSVANKGSRVADLSVEDMRDLYATRILLETAALRSARPLSGDAAAELRQTLAAMKAAHEAADFDTMLRLHRQFHFGLYAQTTSPWLSYLIDILWNHTERYQRLSIPFRHDGADAEHLRVLRALEKGDNEGAARSLQTHLESTARLVEEAYSIGTVLRTAEK; encoded by the coding sequence ATGACAACGGATAGAACGGACGGGTCCGACGTCAGTCTCGTCGACCGTGTGGTCACAATCACGAGAGAACGAATCCTCAGCGGGGAGTACGAGCCTGGAGCGCGTCTTCGCCTTCAAAAGCTTGCAGGCGAGGCTGGTGTCAGCCTGATCCCGGTCCGTGAGGCGCTGCGGATCCTCGAGGCTGAGCGACTCGTTGTTTCCGTTGCGAACAAAGGGTCGAGGGTCGCGGACCTATCGGTCGAAGACATGAGGGATCTTTACGCAACGAGGATTCTGCTCGAGACTGCCGCACTGCGCTCTGCTCGGCCGTTGAGCGGGGACGCTGCCGCTGAACTCAGACAGACGCTTGCGGCGATGAAGGCCGCGCACGAAGCGGCTGATTTCGACACGATGCTGCGACTTCATCGCCAATTCCATTTCGGACTCTACGCGCAAACGACTTCGCCGTGGCTGTCCTATTTGATCGACATCCTGTGGAACCACACGGAGCGGTACCAGCGGCTCTCGATACCCTTCCGGCACGATGGGGCCGATGCTGAGCACCTGCGGGTGCTTCGCGCACTCGAGAAGGGAGACAACGAGGGCGCCGCTAGGTCATTACAGACGCATTTGGAGTCCACCGCTCGATTGGTCGAAGAAGCGTACAGTATCGGCACGGTCCTGCGGACCGCCGAGAAGTAA
- a CDS encoding MBL fold metallo-hydrolase has protein sequence MRLTDTVHLVGGGPFSGFGLTSAPDSHVYLVDGGSEIALIDCGLGLSGSFAELEANIAAAGFDPRDISTVFVTHYHADHAGGVHLARERFDARIAISVDAAAVIEAGDEDASGLAAARDAGVFPRDATMIPTPVDEQLVDGDELRVGDARIQFIATPGHCAGHGSYLLSGVGHDALFAGDAVFWAGRILLQAVPDCDLQASHASIGRLAVLEFEAFFPGHGAITVSGGSMHPRMAQAEIDKLAIPKSIV, from the coding sequence ATGAGACTTACAGACACCGTGCATCTTGTTGGAGGAGGACCGTTCTCTGGGTTCGGGTTGACTTCTGCGCCTGATTCGCATGTGTATCTTGTGGATGGCGGCTCGGAGATCGCGCTTATCGACTGTGGCCTCGGACTCTCCGGCTCTTTTGCGGAACTTGAGGCGAATATCGCCGCTGCCGGTTTCGATCCGAGGGATATCTCCACCGTCTTTGTTACGCACTACCACGCTGACCACGCGGGCGGGGTGCATCTCGCCCGGGAGCGCTTTGACGCTCGGATCGCGATCTCTGTTGATGCTGCTGCGGTCATCGAGGCGGGCGACGAGGATGCCAGCGGACTCGCCGCTGCTCGAGACGCCGGAGTGTTTCCGCGAGACGCCACCATGATACCGACGCCGGTCGACGAACAGTTGGTCGACGGCGACGAGCTGCGGGTTGGTGACGCTCGCATTCAATTCATCGCTACCCCTGGTCACTGTGCCGGCCACGGCTCCTATCTCCTCTCCGGTGTCGGTCACGATGCCCTCTTCGCGGGCGATGCGGTGTTCTGGGCGGGACGCATCCTCCTGCAAGCGGTGCCTGACTGTGACCTCCAGGCGTCGCACGCGTCGATCGGTCGGCTCGCTGTACTGGAGTTCGAAGCCTTCTTCCCGGGTCACGGCGCCATCACTGTCAGCGGAGGAAGCATGCATCCGCGGATGGCGCAGGCTGAGATCGATAAGCTCGCCATCCCAAAGAGCATCGTTTGA
- a CDS encoding isochorismate synthase, whose protein sequence is MISSHDIRVLREGLSGDPSTIRTAVVPTSLHPLTLVRSGAHLFQRAFFYSEPAGTTFGGLGSVWHGAASGTERFSLLGATLGSAGLPSGVRAAMGFSFSDDGPRESQWDSFLAAEACVPLLSIVESVEGERVLRVSVAAGQTSELALSTLASLVEPERPRPPQPGDHTVEAHPSTLAWQQEVEDAVDAIRAGVVHKVVLSRSVVVKSEAPIPPFDLVHHLGAVHVGCYVFGWQVGDAVFLGATPELLLAKDGRQVVSNPLAGSARRGSSDQSDQAIGDELMASSKNRSEHAFVVDDVAERLDGLTENLTIPTEPSLLRTAAVQHLSTRITGTLRSGVSLHDVIASIYPTPAVGGSPRQQAQVLIDKIEQLDRGWYSGGIGWVDTSGDGSVALGLRCALVRGNEAHVYAGTGIVAGSNAEAELLETRLKLRPLLNLLSAT, encoded by the coding sequence ATGATTTCATCGCACGACATACGCGTCCTCAGGGAGGGTCTCTCAGGCGACCCATCAACAATTCGGACGGCCGTTGTGCCGACCTCGCTGCATCCCCTCACGCTCGTACGGTCCGGTGCCCATCTATTCCAGCGAGCGTTCTTCTACTCCGAGCCGGCCGGGACGACGTTTGGGGGGCTGGGGAGTGTCTGGCACGGCGCCGCAAGTGGCACCGAACGCTTCTCGCTCCTCGGTGCAACATTGGGATCCGCCGGGCTGCCCTCGGGGGTTCGGGCAGCGATGGGATTTTCGTTCTCCGACGACGGCCCGCGTGAGAGTCAGTGGGACTCCTTTCTGGCTGCCGAAGCATGTGTGCCGTTGCTGTCGATAGTGGAATCCGTAGAGGGCGAACGGGTGTTGCGCGTTTCGGTAGCCGCCGGTCAAACATCAGAACTTGCGCTCTCGACCCTGGCGAGTTTGGTCGAACCTGAACGTCCGCGGCCGCCGCAGCCCGGTGATCACACGGTTGAAGCACATCCGTCGACGCTGGCGTGGCAGCAAGAGGTTGAAGACGCGGTCGATGCGATCCGCGCAGGAGTCGTCCACAAAGTGGTGCTTAGCAGGTCGGTTGTCGTGAAGTCCGAGGCGCCCATCCCTCCGTTCGACCTTGTGCATCATCTCGGTGCGGTACATGTCGGTTGTTATGTTTTCGGCTGGCAGGTTGGTGATGCCGTGTTCCTTGGTGCCACGCCGGAGTTGCTGTTAGCAAAGGACGGCAGGCAGGTTGTATCGAACCCTCTCGCAGGTTCTGCTCGGCGCGGATCGAGTGACCAGTCCGACCAAGCGATCGGCGACGAACTGATGGCATCATCGAAGAACCGATCCGAGCACGCCTTCGTCGTGGATGACGTCGCTGAACGTCTCGACGGGCTGACCGAGAACCTAACGATTCCCACGGAGCCTTCGCTGCTCAGAACCGCTGCTGTGCAACACCTCTCGACGAGAATTACCGGGACGTTGCGCAGCGGGGTGTCGCTTCACGACGTCATCGCATCGATCTACCCGACACCGGCCGTCGGTGGTTCACCGCGCCAGCAGGCGCAGGTCCTGATCGACAAAATCGAACAACTCGACCGCGGCTGGTATTCGGGTGGAATCGGCTGGGTCGACACGAGCGGCGACGGAAGTGTCGCTCTGGGTTTACGGTGCGCCCTGGTTCGGGGCAACGAGGCTCATGTATATGCGGGGACCGGTATTGTTGCCGGCTCAAACGCTGAGGCCGAACTTCTCGAGACTCGTCTCAAACTGCGCCCCCTGCTGAACCTTCTGTCCGCTACATAA
- a CDS encoding alpha/beta hydrolase — translation MSDLTQTNGSFEVSVGHTIAWLRWETPRHTLRLLFVHATGFCKEVWRPTVDELAERGLEFSATALDQMGHGASTRNWDVAVDWWQNGKDIVQLADGEPFDMVVGHSSGAGAAMLGALIDPRLTHRLVLVEPIVFPPPYVSIDDHPLVRGTRRRKTRFDSPAAVYANFHGRGTFAGWDERVFEEYMKAGFVDHPDGSVRLACDSRHEAEFYSSATLHGGWDRMGEVTAQTHVVAGELSDSHSADFIEIQRQRLNATSEILMGLGHLVPMEDPGVMADVVIRQLGDTAGL, via the coding sequence GTGTCTGATTTGACCCAAACGAACGGGTCGTTTGAGGTCTCGGTCGGTCACACCATTGCTTGGCTGCGATGGGAAACTCCCCGTCACACCCTCAGGCTGCTGTTCGTCCACGCCACCGGGTTTTGCAAGGAGGTGTGGCGGCCAACGGTGGACGAACTCGCCGAACGTGGTCTGGAGTTTTCTGCGACCGCTCTTGACCAGATGGGTCACGGTGCTTCAACTCGAAACTGGGACGTGGCCGTCGACTGGTGGCAGAACGGGAAGGACATCGTGCAACTAGCCGACGGTGAGCCGTTCGACATGGTCGTCGGCCACAGTTCCGGTGCAGGTGCGGCGATGCTCGGGGCTTTGATTGACCCCCGCCTAACCCACCGTCTGGTTCTTGTCGAACCTATCGTCTTCCCGCCGCCGTACGTGTCGATCGACGATCATCCGTTGGTGCGAGGCACCCGTCGTCGCAAGACAAGATTCGATTCCCCTGCCGCCGTGTACGCCAACTTCCACGGCCGAGGCACGTTTGCCGGATGGGACGAACGTGTTTTTGAGGAGTACATGAAGGCAGGATTCGTTGACCATCCCGACGGATCTGTACGGCTTGCGTGCGACTCCCGCCACGAGGCCGAGTTTTACTCATCTGCGACCCTTCATGGCGGTTGGGATCGCATGGGTGAGGTTACTGCGCAGACGCACGTTGTGGCAGGCGAGTTGTCTGACTCGCACTCTGCCGATTTCATCGAGATCCAAAGACAGAGGCTGAACGCAACAAGCGAGATCCTCATGGGACTCGGCCATCTCGTCCCAATGGAGGATCCTGGCGTCATGGCCGATGTTGTCATTCGCCAACTTGGCGACACCGCGGGTTTATAG
- a CDS encoding CBS domain-containing protein — MNVVDLMTTGVSTVTPDTSLRDAAREMFRSQVSGLPVTDDDGLLVGIITEADFLRLELSRFESDNPAAVESVGDIMTRAVETIGPNTPLVEAAKVMVVREVKRLPVVDDSDRLVGIISRMDVVNAFTRPDEVIEDEIREDIVRRVLGLEPSKLDVTVREGVVYLRGAMVTEAEARMLAEMARRLDGVLKVVSELSWPLRSV; from the coding sequence ATGAACGTTGTCGATCTTATGACCACCGGTGTCTCCACAGTGACCCCGGATACGTCGTTGCGTGACGCCGCGCGAGAGATGTTCCGTTCGCAAGTCAGTGGTCTTCCGGTAACCGACGATGACGGCTTGTTGGTTGGCATCATCACCGAGGCTGATTTTCTTCGCCTCGAACTAAGTCGATTCGAGTCGGATAACCCGGCTGCCGTGGAGTCTGTCGGCGACATCATGACGCGGGCGGTGGAAACGATCGGGCCAAACACCCCCCTTGTCGAAGCTGCGAAGGTCATGGTCGTGCGCGAGGTCAAGCGGCTGCCTGTCGTGGACGACTCGGATCGCTTGGTCGGCATAATCTCGCGGATGGACGTCGTCAATGCATTCACCCGGCCCGATGAAGTTATCGAGGATGAGATCCGCGAGGACATTGTTCGCCGCGTACTCGGACTCGAGCCGAGCAAACTCGATGTCACTGTGAGAGAGGGTGTCGTCTACCTGCGCGGCGCCATGGTGACAGAGGCCGAGGCCAGGATGCTGGCTGAGATGGCCCGCCGACTTGACGGGGTCCTCAAGGTTGTCTCAGAGCTGTCGTGGCCGCTGCGTAGTGTCTGA